The bacterium region GCGCGAGGTTGCTGCGGGGCATCTCCTGCCCGACCAGGAAATCCTGGAAGAGAGCATCAAGCTCCCCGATACGGAGTAGCTGGTTCGCAGGAGCCGTCGCCTCGTTTCGGGACGAGTTCCTCCAATAGGTTTCGGTGTAGCGCCGGTCTCCAGGGCCCGATCTGGCTAGAGGACGGCCACCGGAAGGACGAAGGCGAAGCGCGAGCCCCGACCGATCTCGCTGGTCAGGGACATGCTGCCCCCGAGATGCTCAACGAGTGCTTTCGCGAGTGTGAGTCCCAGACCTGCGCCGCGGTGGTCGCGATCCGGCGAAGTGTCCACCTGATGGAACTCTTCGAAGATCTCGCTCCGATCATCGGGCGAAATGCCTATCCCGGTGTCGGAAATGGCAAAGCTCAGCTGGCCGTTGTCGAGAGCCATTTCCAGGGAGATGCGTCCCCGCTTGGTGAACTTGGTCGCGTTGTCGAGCAGGTGAAAGAGGATCTGGTTCAACTTGGCCAGGTCTGTGCGCACCTTCGGGAGCTTTGGCGGGATCAGTTTTGACAGCACGACGTCGGGTTTGACTGTGTCCCGCACGTTGAAGATGGCCTCTTCGATCACTTCGGCGAGGTTCACGTCCTGTAGTTCGATGCGGATCTCTCCCTGCTTGACACGCCACAGATCGAGGATGTTCTGCAGCATTCGCATGAGTGAGTTGCCGTCATCGAGCACGCCACGCAGCGAACCACGCCCTTGTTCGGACAGATTCTCGTGTTCATTTGCGAGCACTGAGATGATTTGTTCGATGATGCGGTTGAGCGGTGCGCGCAACTCATAGGACATGGTTTCGATCAAGTCGCTCTTGAGTCGTTCCACAGCGTGGAGCCGATCGTCTTTCTTGATCAACTCCAAGTCCTGTGCGAAGAG contains the following coding sequences:
- a CDS encoding HAMP domain-containing histidine kinase, coding for MEILALYTSPEMLPTALAAGARHLAAVLQGFAVVYQMDAVAREPSGWAGFTCAQDAQTAGEALSEFLAETNASEKPIRTSTPTTPARIWQRSEGGVYGFPLRHNGQTRGVALLGCPETWPRVLNAEIESILRQITLVLDHHAATQKPATNDEPSDDLLKLSEQLFAQDLELIKKDDRLHAVERLKSDLIETMSYELRAPLNRIIEQIISVLANEHENLSEQGRGSLRGVLDDGNSLMRMLQNILDLWRVKQGEIRIELQDVNLAEVIEEAIFNVRDTVKPDVVLSKLIPPKLPKVRTDLAKLNQILFHLLDNATKFTKRGRISLEMALDNGQLSFAISDTGIGISPDDRSEIFEEFHQVDTSPDRDHRGAGLGLTLAKALVEHLGGSMSLTSEIGRGSRFAFVLPVAVL